In the genome of Luteitalea pratensis, the window CCGTGCGCGTGCCGCTTCGCGTCCTCGCCGCCGGCCTTGCGCTGACGGCGGCCATCGGGTGGTGCCCGGTCTACGATGCTCAGGGCGTGACGTCGGTCGGCGGTCCGGGTGACCACCCCGACGAAGCAGAGCGCGACTCGTGGCTGGCCACGACCCGTCCTGCCGACCCGTCCCTGGAGCCCCGATGGTGACCTTTCTCGATCCGTCCCTGCGATCCATCCTCAACGCCACCCACGGCGATCCGTTTGCCGTGCTCGGTCCACACGTCCAACGCGGACGGTTGGTGATTCGCGCCTTCCTGCCGCGCGCGTCGGCCGTGCGGGCCATCGTCGCGGGTGCATCGCGTTCGGGGCACGACATGGCCGTGAAGCATCCCGAAGGCCTGTTCGAGGTCACGATCGACGACGTGACGACGCTGGCGCCCTACCGGTTCGAAGTGACGTGGCGCGACAGCGGCGAGGTCACGATCGTCGAGGATCCGTATCGATTCGGTCTCCTGCTCGGCGATCTCGATCTCTACTTGATCGGTGAGGGCCGCCACCAGCAATTGAACCGCGTCCTTGGCGCGCACCCGGCAGTGATCGATCACGTCGCCGGGACTCGCTTTGCGGTGTGGGCGCCCAATGCCCGCCGGGTCAGCGTCGTCGGCGACTGGAACGGATGGGACGGGCGGGTCCAACCGATGCGACAACGGCTTCCGCAAGGCGTGTGGGAACTGTTCGTGCCAGGCGTCGCCGCCGGCGCGCGCTACAAGTTCGAACTCGCGCCAGCCGCTGGCGGGCCGCCGTTTCTCAAGGCCGATCCGTGCGCCGCGGCTGGCGAACATCCACCGGCGACCGCGTCGGTCGTCTGCGGCGAAAGCGAGCACGTCTGGCAGGACGGCGAGTGGATCGCGCAACGGGCCTTGCGCCGCGAGGCGCTCGATCAGCCGATGGCAATCTACGAGGTGCACCTCGGGTCGTGGGCCCGGAGCGCCGACGGCGAGTTCCTTTCGTACGCCGAGCTCGCGACACGCCTGGCCGCGCACGTCCAACGCATCGGCTTCACGCATGTCGAACTGCTGCCGGTGCTGGAGTTCCCCTACGACGGCTCCTGGGGCTACCAGGTCACGGGGTTCTTCGCGCCGACGAGCCGGTTCGGATCGCCCGACGACTTCCGCGCCTTCGTCGACACCCTCCATCGCGCCGGCATCGGTGTGATCCTGGACTGGGTCCCCGGGCACTTTCCCAAGGACGCGCACGGTCTCGCACGGTTCGACGGCACCGCGCTCTACGAGCACGCCGACCCGCGACAAGGCGAGCACATGGACTGGGGCACGCTGATCTTCAACTACGGGCGCAACGAGGTGCGCAACTTCCTTACGGCGAGCGCGCTCGCCTGGATCGAGGACTTCCACCTCGATGGGCTGCGCGTGGATGCCGTCGCCTCGATGCTGTACCTCGATTACTCGCGCAACGAGGGCGAGTGGGTGCCCAACGCGTACGGCGGCCGCGAGAACCTCGACGCGGTGTCCTTCCTGCAGCAACTCAACGCCCTGGTGCACGAGCGCCATCCTGGCGTGGTGACCATCGCAGAGGAGTCGACCGCGTGGCCGGGTGTGAGCCGGCCCGTGCATCTCGGCGGCCTCGGATTCACCTACAAGTGGAACATGGGCTGGATGCACGACATCCTGACCTACGCCTCCAAGGACGCGATCCACCGCCGCTGGGAGCACACGCACCTGACGTTCTCGATGCTGTATGCCTACAACGAGAACTTCGTCCTGCCGTTCTCGCACGACGAGGTCGTGCACGGGAAGCGCTCGCTGATCGACAAGATGCCGGGCGACTCGTGGCAGAAGGCCGCGAACCTGCGCGCGCTCTATGGCTACATGTTCACGCACCCGGGCAAGAAGCTGCTGTTCCAGGGGTGCGAGTTCGGCCAATGGCGCGAGTGGAATCACGCCGAATCGCTGCCGTGGTTCCTGCTCGACCACGCCCCGCACGACGGCATCCTGCGCTTTGTCGGCGACCTCGCGCACCTCTACCGGCGGGAGCCATCGCTGTACCAACGCGACTACGACTACACCGGGTTCCAGTGGATCGATTGCAACGACAACGAGAACAGCGTGATCTCCTACATCAGGCGGGCGACCGATCACAACGACCTCGTCGTCGTGGTGATGAATTTCACGCCGGTGCCACGCGAGCGGTACGTCGTCGGCGTACCCAGGGCCGGTCGGTATGACGAGATCTTGAACAGCGACGCGTCCAGCTACGGAGGCAGCAACATGGGCAACGGCGGACATGTCATGACCATCGGCGAGCCCGCGCACGGCCACGCCCAGTCGCTGAGCGTGAGCCTCCCCCCGCTCAGCTGCCTGGTCCTGAAACCTTCGTAAGATGCCGTGACCGAGCCTCTCGACACGCGCGTGCCTGGTGACGCGCGGTGGTGGCTTGCCCACGATGGCTGCGGCACGCTGGTGTGGGACGGCCGCAGTGGTACGGTCCTCGCCGCGAATGCGACGGCTCTGCGCCTGCTCGGGCGCGATGCCTCCTGGGCGCCAGGAGGAGAGTCCATCCGCGACCTGTTCGAGATCGCTGATGGGCCGCCGGCGGCAGAACTCGCGACACGGCTGGGCGCCGGCCAGCCGCGCGAGCGACGGATCGCTCGCCAGGGGCAGGACGATCTCCGGTTGCTGCTGATCACATGGGAGGTGCCGGGGCCGGCGCACGCGTGGGCGACGTTGTGCGTCGATATGGAAGCGCCTTCACGACCGGACGCGGCGTTTGCCGCGCACCCTCGAATCCTCCAGGCGCAGAAACAGGAGGCACTGGGGCGGCTCGCCGGCGGCATCGCCCACGACTTCAGCAACCTCCTCACGGTGGTACTCGGGCACTGCGACGCCGCGCGCCAGTTGCTGCCGCGCGACTCTCCGGCACTCGAGGAACTGCAGGGGATCCAGGAGGCGGCACAGCAGGCCACCAACCTGTCGCGCCAGTTGCTCACGTTCAGCCGGC includes:
- the glgB gene encoding 1,4-alpha-glucan branching protein GlgB, yielding MVTFLDPSLRSILNATHGDPFAVLGPHVQRGRLVIRAFLPRASAVRAIVAGASRSGHDMAVKHPEGLFEVTIDDVTTLAPYRFEVTWRDSGEVTIVEDPYRFGLLLGDLDLYLIGEGRHQQLNRVLGAHPAVIDHVAGTRFAVWAPNARRVSVVGDWNGWDGRVQPMRQRLPQGVWELFVPGVAAGARYKFELAPAAGGPPFLKADPCAAAGEHPPATASVVCGESEHVWQDGEWIAQRALRREALDQPMAIYEVHLGSWARSADGEFLSYAELATRLAAHVQRIGFTHVELLPVLEFPYDGSWGYQVTGFFAPTSRFGSPDDFRAFVDTLHRAGIGVILDWVPGHFPKDAHGLARFDGTALYEHADPRQGEHMDWGTLIFNYGRNEVRNFLTASALAWIEDFHLDGLRVDAVASMLYLDYSRNEGEWVPNAYGGRENLDAVSFLQQLNALVHERHPGVVTIAEESTAWPGVSRPVHLGGLGFTYKWNMGWMHDILTYASKDAIHRRWEHTHLTFSMLYAYNENFVLPFSHDEVVHGKRSLIDKMPGDSWQKAANLRALYGYMFTHPGKKLLFQGCEFGQWREWNHAESLPWFLLDHAPHDGILRFVGDLAHLYRREPSLYQRDYDYTGFQWIDCNDNENSVISYIRRATDHNDLVVVVMNFTPVPRERYVVGVPRAGRYDEILNSDASSYGGSNMGNGGHVMTIGEPAHGHAQSLSVSLPPLSCLVLKPS